DNA from Pirellulaceae bacterium:
GGAACCTTCAGCGACACAGCAGGCCAGGACTTAGCGAGGAACTGGCAGCGCGTTACAATTTGTGTGACTGTAATGAATCGGATTGCCTGCAGTGGCTCTCTGATTGCTCCGCAGATCGTCGCGTTGTTTTTCGATTCTTCTATGGCAGGCTTGCTAACGGAGTGCCAGTGTCGTTTTCGTTCGACCCTGATATCAAAGAACGTGTCCGCACCGCAACGGACATTGTGGAACTGGTTGGCAGCCGTCTGGAGTTGCGCCGGCAGGGGGCGATGTACGTCGCCAACTGTCCGTGGCACAACGACTCGCGACCCAGTCTCCAAGTCAATCCCGCTCGGCAGACTTGGAAATGCTGGGTGTGCGATATTGGCGGCGATGTCTTCAACTACGTGATGCGCATCGAAGGGTGCAGCTTTGCCGATGCGCTGCATCGTTTGGCTGAGCGCGCGGGCATCAATATGGCCCGCCGCGGTGCATCGGGCAAATCAGGTCGCGGTGGCCAGGATGCGACAGTCGACCAAAAAGCCGAACTATATCGCGTTTTGCGCTGGGCTGATGATTTCTTCCATCGTTATCTGCTGGAGTCGCCACAAGCAGCGGCGGCGCGGGATTATTTGAACGAGCGCGGGATTACCCACCATTCCCAGGAAAAATTTCACTTGGGGATGTCACCCAATAGTTGGTCTGCCTTATTGGAAGCAGCGGCTGGCGAACGAATCTCGCCGACGCTACTGGAGGCTGCTGGGCTGGTGGTCAAGCGCGAAGGGCAAGGCGGCTACTACGATCGTTTCCGCGAGCGAATCATTTTCCCGATTCGCGACCGCGAGAATCGGACGATTGCATTTGGCGGGCGAATCATGCCAGGCGCGGGCGAGGGGGCCAAATATATCAACTCGCCGGAAACCCGGCTGTTTCAAAAGAGCCGGCAGTTGTACGGTTTTGATGTGGCTCACATACCCATTCATCGACAGCGACAGGCTGTGGTCATGGAGGGCTATACCGATGTCATTGTGGCGCATCAAGTTGGCGTCGATAACGCTGTAGCCGTGCTGGGCACCGCCTTGGGAGCGGCACACCTGCGCACCTTGCGGCATTCCTGCGATTCGGTGGTCTTGCTGTTGGATGGCGACGAGGCGGGCCAGCGGCGCAGCGATGAGGTGCTGGAGTTGTTCCTGCATGCACAGTTGGACGTGCGCATTGTAACGTTGCCTGAAGGCTTGGACCCCGCCGATTACTTGAATAAGTATGGACTAGAGGCGTTTGAACGCAGTGTGGCCACAGCCTGTGATGCACTGGAGTTTCGGTTGCGGCGAGCCACCGCCGGAATCGATCCGCTGGTCGACACCCATCGAGTGCACCGTGCCATCGAAGAGATGTTGTCGTTGTTGGCCAAAGTGCCGCACTCGGGGCTGATATCCAATGAAGCCTTTCGCATCCGCCAAAATCAAGTGCTGACCAGGTTGTCGCGGCAGTTTACGATTGGTGAAGAGGTGTTGCGGCAGCAGTTAAGCGCACTGCGCCAGCGGCAATCCCAACTGACTCAGTCGGTTCGCAGTCGAGCGCAGGAGCCGCAGGAAACTGCTCCGCCCATCGCCTTTCATCTCAGCGATTTGTCGCCGTTTGAACGCGAATTGTTAGAGCTGTTAATCATCGCTCCGCAAGTTGCCCCGATTGTACTGGAAAGAGTGCAATCGGGATGGCTTGAGTGCAAAGCGGCTCGAGCCATGTTGGACGCCTATCAGCAGTTGGACTTCAGCGGCGTATCGCTGGAGTTCAATAGCGTGCTGTCGGCGGTTGAGGATCCATCACTGAAGAGTCTGCTGGTGACGCTGCACGATCAGGCGGCTGCCAAGTCCAGCAGCACGAAGGCGTCTGCGGACGAGCGGTTGCGTGCTCTGACGCAGCGCATCGGGCAGCGGCACGACGAGCTGCGCGGACTGCAGTTGGTGGAACAATTGAGAAAAGGTGTTTCTGAGAAGGAGGAAATGGATCTCTTGCAAGATGTGATTCGTCAAGCTCGCCTGCGTCAAGGTTTGCAGACTGCCGCGTTATCCGCCGATCCAGCGGTTCCGTCGCAGCCTGAACAGGACTCGGACGTACCCGCCAGTCGGTAGTCGGTCCACGCATCGCCAGTGACGAGACGCTCTTTCAAGGGCCACTCAGGACATAACCCCATCCACACTTGGGCACGCTGTCGGCGCGACCCAGGGATTTTCAAAAGGAGTTGAACTGTGGAATTATTAGACCTAGATTTGCGGCAACTAATTAACACCGGGCGTCAGCAAGGCTATCTGACCTACGAACAGGTCGGGAAATACCTGCCGGACGAAGCCAGCAGCAGCGAAAAGCTGGATAATTTGCTGGTCGCCCTGGAAAAGAAGGGCATCAAGCTGGTCGATCAACCGCCAGCCACCAGCAAAATCAAATTGCTGGCGACTATGGAAGATGGATTTCCCGGCGATGAGAGCTTGGTGGAACTGGACGCCTTGGAAGCTGTCGACGCCGATGCTCGGATGGATGACCTGTTGGACGTTGAGGCCCACGGCAAGGCTGGTAAACGCTCGACTGCCAAGTTAAGCGATGATCCTATTCGCCTGTATCTCAGTCAGATGTCGGAAATTCCGCTATTCACGCGCGAACAGGAAATCGCTCTCGCCAAAAAGATCGAAATTACTCGCAAGCGATTCCGACGCAGCCTGTTAGGCAGCGATTTTGCGTTACGGCAGACAGTGGAAATTCTAAATCGCGTTCATAAGGGCCATCTGCCGTTTGATCGCACGATCAAAGTATCGCTGACCGAGCGTTTGACTAAAGAGCAGATCAGCTTGCGCATGCCCGCCAATCTGGCAACCCTCAAGCGATTGACGGCGATGCGGCGTCAGTTGTTTGCCCGCATCGTCAATCGCCACACACCAGCCGAAGAAAAGCCGGTCTTGGTTCAACGTCATCGCAGGCTGCGAGACAAGTGTATTGTCCTGGCAGAAGAACTTAGTCTTCGATCGCGCCGCGTCGTTCCCAATATGAAGCAATTGGAACAATTTGCGACGCGCATGGAGAATCTGCAAACGCTGGTGGCAGAGTTGGCCAGTCAACCCGATCGGCAGTCGGAATATCGACGACTGCGTGGCGAGTTGCATCGGCTGATCATTGTGACTCAAGAGAGTCCGCAGGCGTTGCGCCGTCGTTGCCAGGAATTCCGCAAGCACTACACCGATTTCGAGGCCGTCAAGCGCGAATTGTGCCAGGGCAATCTGCGGTTGGTGGTGTCCATCGCTAAGAAGTATCGCAATCGCGGCATGAGCTTCTTGGACTTAATTCAAGAAGGCAATACCGGCCTGATGCGGGCTGTGGACAAATACGAGTACCGACGCGGTTTCAAG
Protein-coding regions in this window:
- the dnaG gene encoding DNA primase, giving the protein MSFSFDPDIKERVRTATDIVELVGSRLELRRQGAMYVANCPWHNDSRPSLQVNPARQTWKCWVCDIGGDVFNYVMRIEGCSFADALHRLAERAGINMARRGASGKSGRGGQDATVDQKAELYRVLRWADDFFHRYLLESPQAAAARDYLNERGITHHSQEKFHLGMSPNSWSALLEAAAGERISPTLLEAAGLVVKREGQGGYYDRFRERIIFPIRDRENRTIAFGGRIMPGAGEGAKYINSPETRLFQKSRQLYGFDVAHIPIHRQRQAVVMEGYTDVIVAHQVGVDNAVAVLGTALGAAHLRTLRHSCDSVVLLLDGDEAGQRRSDEVLELFLHAQLDVRIVTLPEGLDPADYLNKYGLEAFERSVATACDALEFRLRRATAGIDPLVDTHRVHRAIEEMLSLLAKVPHSGLISNEAFRIRQNQVLTRLSRQFTIGEEVLRQQLSALRQRQSQLTQSVRSRAQEPQETAPPIAFHLSDLSPFERELLELLIIAPQVAPIVLERVQSGWLECKAARAMLDAYQQLDFSGVSLEFNSVLSAVEDPSLKSLLVTLHDQAAAKSSSTKASADERLRALTQRIGQRHDELRGLQLVEQLRKGVSEKEEMDLLQDVIRQARLRQGLQTAALSADPAVPSQPEQDSDVPASR
- a CDS encoding sigma-70 family RNA polymerase sigma factor, whose protein sequence is MELLDLDLRQLINTGRQQGYLTYEQVGKYLPDEASSSEKLDNLLVALEKKGIKLVDQPPATSKIKLLATMEDGFPGDESLVELDALEAVDADARMDDLLDVEAHGKAGKRSTAKLSDDPIRLYLSQMSEIPLFTREQEIALAKKIEITRKRFRRSLLGSDFALRQTVEILNRVHKGHLPFDRTIKVSLTERLTKEQISLRMPANLATLKRLTAMRRQLFARIVNRHTPAEEKPVLVQRHRRLRDKCIVLAEELSLRSRRVVPNMKQLEQFATRMENLQTLVAELASQPDRQSEYRRLRGELHRLIIVTQESPQALRRRCQEFRKHYTDFEAVKRELCQGNLRLVVSIAKKYRNRGMSFLDLIQEGNTGLMRAVDKYEYRRGFKFSTYATWWIRQAITRAIADQARTIRIPVHMIDVLSRLRNIQKQLTQELHREPTTEEIAAQTDIPVEEVRRVLDIGRHPVSVDRPVGEGEDNSFGEFIEDNDHGNPIRNASHGLLREQIDTMLKSLTFREREIIRLRYGLVDGYSYTLEEVGRIFKVTRERVRQIEAKAVSKMQNPVRAQQLAGYLRSEAA